In the genome of Thalassophryne amazonica chromosome 6, fThaAma1.1, whole genome shotgun sequence, the window gctaaggAATCACATGCACGTAGTATTCACAgaatttgccatgaagctcaaaattgacctcaagtgcctcctgtttccactgatcatctttgagatgtttctacagcttaattggagtccacctggggtaaattcagttgattgggcgtgatttggaaagacacacacactatGTCTACAtagaaggtcccacagttgacagtcgagcacaaaccaagcatgaagtcagaggaattgtctgtagacctcagagacaggggaagggtacagaaacatttctgctgctttgaaggtcccaatgagcacagtggcctccgtcatccataaatggatgaagttcagatccaccaggactcttcctagagctggccgcccatctaaactgagcgatcgggagagaagggccttagtcagggaggtgaccaagaactgatggtcactctgtcagagctccagcattcctctgtggagagaggagaaccttccagaaggacaaccatctctgcagcaatcctccaatcaggcctgtatggtagagtggccagacagaagccctccttagtaaaaggcacatggcagcccacctggagtttgacaaaaggcacctgaaggactcgcaGACTAtgagaacaaaattctctggtctgatgagacaaagattgaactctttggcatgaatgtcaggtgtcatgtttggaggaaaccaggcaccatccctacagtgaagcgtggtggtggcagctcatgctgtggggatgtttttcagcatcaggaactgggagactagtcaggattgagggaaagatgaatgcagcaatgtacagagacatcctggatgaaaacctgctccagagcgctcttgacctcagactggagcgacggttcatctttcagcaggacagtgaccctaagcacacagccaagatatcaaagtggcttcacgacaactctgtgaatgtccttgagtggcccaattgagcatctctggagagatctgaaaaggtctgtgcaccgatgctccgtaaccaacctgatggagcttgagaggtgctgcaaagaggaatggaccaaactgctcaaagataggagcactaagcttgtggcatcatattcaagatgacacaaggctgtaattgctgccaaaggtgcatcaacaaagttttgagcaaagggtgagaatacatacagtatgtacatgtgatttcttagttttttatttttaataaatttgcaaaaaaaaaaaaaaatcctaaaaacattttttatgttgtcattatggagtgttgagtagaattttgggggaaaaaattaatttattccattttggaataaggcgggcagcacggtggcttagtggttaagcactgttgcctcacagcgggaAGAttggataaggctgtaacataacaaaatgcggaaaaagagaggcgctgtgaatactttccggatgcacaatgtgtgtgcgtgtgtgtgtgtgtgtgtgtgtatatataaatttTTGGCCTGTGGCTCTTCATTCAGATTAATTTAGGACCTTTCAAAGGAAAGAATTTGAGAACCTCTGCTCTCACCCTCCCCCCCAACCTAAGAAGCAAGCACACTGtgcacaatggtaaggaaaaaactcactTTGTTGTATTTTACAGGAATAAATCTCAAGCaccccagactcagtggggtggccatctgTTTTGGGACATTCTATCAAGACCGGATGAAAGGCACaacaaataacaacaaataaatatgGCTCATTGTGCATCGTTGTGGCGAGGAAGACCACCTCTTGGTCAGttcctggatgggatggtggGAATCTATATCCAGGTGGATCTAGATCATGCCTCTGCATGGGTTCTTGTTGCACGCTGACAAACACGGTCGTtggcagatccttagcctggtctgatgtCTGGGAAATAAAATCCCAgacgatcagggtctgaggacctgttgcagccttcatctgccttcacagttATTGGGttaccatcacctcctccatctgatctgttacccaggtgtcaccacATGGATGAAGGGTTAGATTTTGACACCCACTTAACTGCTACAACTGCCTTTTCATGATTAGCTAATTTTATCATTCTACATTTCACAGTTTATGTGCAGGCTAAACTTAACACTTGTTTTATTAAGTCACAGTAGGGCAGGACATTTTCAGCAAACATATTTGGACTGTATGAAGAAAATGCCGTTTCTCAGCAGCTAGCTAACGATCAGTTAGCTAGACAGAGAGCTATGTTAGCATGCTGTTAGCATGCTTTCACTCCTTGACTAACCAATACTACCCACACTTTATAGTTTAAGATAACAAAAATTACAGTCTTCAATGAATTCATCTGTCATGTGGCAAGAAGGCAGAAAGACTCACTCCTCATGAGCTGAAACCAGGCATTTAGCTGTACTTACGGGCAGTAATGGCCAGAATATTGTGGAAAATTGTTTTCTATTTTGTGGCAGAATTTTGAAAGAGTAATGGGGACAATGATATAAGAAAGAAAGAGGCTGTTTTGGCCATAGGATTAGATATGATTTTATCGTTGGTTAACACATCTTCTCTGAGTGCTGGCCAATAGAGGCGcagtctgtgtgtatgtctgtgaagGATTGTGATATTCAGAAAGGATTTTCTTataaagaagacatgaaatttcatcCCATTTGCCATAAGGACTATTAGACGCTCAAGCCTTTGATTTGATTCCTGGTATGAAAAtcattctctgttccactccaaccTGAATCTGCGACtgatggtgcaacagacaaaggtTTCTGTAATCACAGCTGCAGAGGTCTATAATCCCTTTAGAGTTGTCATTGgtgtggtggcttccctcactagtcagtccatttttgagaaatgcctgctccaggTTTACTGTACAGTTGTGATGGATGTAAATGAACTCTAagatattcatgtatccatccaatgACTTGTGGAAAGAAATTCGACTGTAAATGTGTTGATTTTATTGAAACAATATATTTAGTTTGTTCAATTACTTATGGTCTTTGAATATGAAGGTACAGTATGtagaaatggctgtaattcctaaatggtagtATTCTAGTTAAATTCCTGGAATTAAAGATGTACGTCGACACTACAAAAACATCTGGATTGTTTCATTCCAACTCCATTCTGGTGGTATACGGAGGCAAAATTCGGTGTCAAAATCCAGCCCCTTGCCCGTGTCATAACACCAAAGTattggatcaagtaggggattgcctgttgcgGTAAAATATGATggagaccttgtgtgccctgtgacCGTTACagcaaccatgaaggcccaacaacaACTCTGAACAGAAGACGGCTAACGGGTCTCTGATGAAACAGGAAGTCCTCAACTGTGGATCAGGCAAaggaggtgatggtttgtaacccaatgtttgtgaaggcagatgaaggctgcagcaggtcctcagaccctgatcatctgagatttcccagccatcagaccaggttAAGGATCTGCcaaggaccgtgtgtttgtcGACATTTCCACattgaacacacacatgcacagacatctCTTGATTGACCCTGGATAAAAAATTCCACCATCTTGTTCAGGAATCAAACAAGAGACAAGCTTCCTCGCCACCGAAAGATTGCCATGACAACAGAGGTGTACAtagacaaaattaaaaaaaaattgtgattgtccaaatacttatggacccgatTACTAAAGCTGTGTTCATATTTTCAACAGCTGTTTGAAATGTTTGTGATAATATGCAGACAGAATTAACACAGATCTTCTCACTGTTTTTGTTTCACTCCCAGCTGACCGCTGCCTGACCATGACGGCTGTTGTTCGACCCGGGGCCACCATTATAGAGCTGTGCCAGGATGCAGACAAGTTCCTGGAGGCCGGAGAGCTGGGGAGGGCCACGTCTCTCTACATGTGTGCCTTTAGAACTCACGCAGCATCCACTGTATCTCACATGCGAAACCTGGCGAGATTGAGCCTGGATGGGGTAATCTCTACCCTGGAATGCTGGCTCGACAGTGACGGGGAAGTCCATCTCCCCGAGGGTCTTAATAGAGGCCTGGTGGCTGTGTTTTTGTCCACGCTCTGCCCGAACAATATATCTGCCACCATTTTCAAAATGGAGTCTCTGCTTTTGAGTGGTGGTCATGGTTGCGAGGAGATTTCCGCTCGCTGCACTGCCCTGCTTGATGGGAAGCGAAACCCTTATCCAGAAGGTTCGACTCGTGTGGTGTTGGAGATAACTCGGGCCCTTGCATGTTTGTTCTCAGAGCCTCAGAGCGTTAAGGGGCTGAACTTGTACCTCAAAGCTTTCCACAATAACAAGACTGAAACCATCACACTGGTCAAGAGCAGACAAGCTCAGCACCTTTCCATAATCTTGAAGGCCTTTACAGATCAAATCCTACATTTGAATCCCTCTCTGGTGTTTGAAAGCAAACATTCCACAGCGACAAAGGAGGAATTAGACATGAATACGGCTGAAATGTTGGAGTTTGTGTTGGCTATTTCACCAGGTAATGTAGTCACGCAGGAACTTCAAgcagcacatttgtttttgtcaggCAGGTTTGGGGAGAGTATAGAGATGTACTCTGTTATCCTACAGCAAAGTCATAGTCAGCAAGAAACAGGCAGCAGTGCAGAAAAGTCCATCAAAGAGACACTTGAGAGGAGAGCCAGACTCTTAACAGCTCGAGCAGCTGCCTGCTTCTCAGCAGGAGACCGCACACTGGAAGCCTGCCAAGATCTTGGCAAGGCATTCCAGATCAATCCCGCCACTACTCAAGTTTATTTCCAAAAGCTCTTTACCGATAAGGGCACAGGGATGGCCGCACGCAACCACCTGTGCCAGCAGGCGGAGCGGGGCCTGTCTGGCTACAGGGAGAGGGTCACTAGTCGTCCAGACCTTCGGTCCACTGATGGAGTAGAGCTTCTGGACCCTGTCATAACTCAGTTACGGACTCTGTGCCATTTGGAGCCAGACGGTGGAGGCAGAGAGCTGCGGGTTCGTCTGACTGATTGTCTCCTTCTCAGAGGGGAGCACAAAGAGGCCCTCTCCATATGTGGTCAGCTTGCTGCTTCCAAAGGTCAGCAGAGCTACCAGAACACAGTGCGGGTCCTTCGCGGGTATGCGCGACTTCTCTCCGATGACCACAAAGGAGCGCTAGAGGATTTTCAGGCTGTGATTGGACACAGCGCCCCGCATCCTTCCAGCTGTGTGCGGGCGCTCTGTGGCAGGGGTCTCCTGCGCATGCTGAGCAGCTCGTACTACCTTGCGGCGTTGGACTATGTGACAGCCAGCAGGCTGCAGCCTCGGGAAGCTGCACTGACGGTGCGCTGCTTGGTGCCATGGAACTGCCGAGGGCTGCTGTTTACTGTTTTACTGGAGCAAGGAAGAGTGATGCTGGAGGGAATGAAGGAGAAGCAACCCACCTGCAGCACTGATGAGCACTCCCATCTGCACCTGGGAGAAGATCAGCTCCAGCCCCCATCTAAGAGAGACACCAACAGAACTGGGTATGATGGAGCACCAGCGTACACGCACGCAGCCAAACCAGATTTTATTGAAAGATTTTTGTCCCTGGTCATGTGCGAAGTTGCTTTCTTTCCATCTTAGGACACCTGCTGGAGTCCAGTCACTGGCAGCACTTCTGATGGAGCTCCAGCCCAGTGCTGATGGAGCTCAAATCCTGGCAGCAGATGCCTTGTATCAGCTTGGCCGAGTGGAGGAAGCATACCGGCTGCTGCTTGCTGTTGGGCCCACCA includes:
- the LOC117511535 gene encoding uncharacterized protein LOC117511535, whose product is MTAVVRPGATIIELCQDADKFLEAGELGRATSLYMCAFRTHAASTVSHMRNLARLSLDGVISTLECWLDSDGEVHLPEGLNRGLVAVFLSTLCPNNISATIFKMESLLLSGGHGCEEISARCTALLDGKRNPYPEGSTRVVLEITRALACLFSEPQSVKGLNLYLKAFHNNKTETITLVKSRQAQHLSIILKAFTDQILHLNPSLVFESKHSTATKEELDMNTAEMLEFVLAISPGNVVTQELQAAHLFLSGRFGESIEMYSVILQQSHSQQETGSSAEKSIKETLERRARLLTARAAACFSAGDRTLEACQDLGKAFQINPATTQVYFQKLFTDKGTGMAARNHLCQQAERGLSGYRERVTSRPDLRSTDGVELLDPVITQLRTLCHLEPDGGGRELRVRLTDCLLLRGEHKEALSICGQLAASKGQQSYQNTVRVLRGYARLLSDDHKGALEDFQAVIGHSAPHPSSCVRALCGRGLLRMLSSSYYLAALDYVTASRLQPREAALTVRCLVPWNCRGLLFTVLLEQGRVMLEGMKEKQPTCSTDEHSHLHLGEDQLQPPSKRDTNRTGYDGAPATPAGVQSLAALLMELQPSADGAQILAADALYQLGRVEEAYRLLLAVGPTSPRAPILARLTLLQLHRGFLYDTNQLLKKLIQCGDTSCLCPLLAVAQQKDRALLQGHCHSAAKRILDGTSEESAVREAVAYLSIAIMASGGEAADSLLERARCYALLGQRKTAIFDFSTILKENPKHVQALCGRGFTYLMLNQQKECTEDILVALHINSNTVTKDILSLKDKAQKLVCDWMHQLCRSKLSDVLVANAVPCQEEQLRETFVISTALMTTDCRDPRWHLLHVDILLAKGEMKAAAAHLVQVFGQEPRDGAAQARVGVVEAWQQNYHSAAHRFSKLIEKDPSSLEFLLDLIPLNQQKRVAQAAAQEASSMSSGGQWDLALPLLTVAVQVTGNHKLQYLRQRAACLAQLGLHEQAVADLDRVIQKHSRCESSCSEDACIQAEDLCRRGRSHVLCSRQGLAVEDFSRALELHRDQAIRCIEAGLGRQHVSECFLRGALQQYGEQQLSKAWAMIESGLLVDGENTELRGLRAKVKREVSSPCIVG